The proteins below come from a single Argentina anserina chromosome 1, drPotAnse1.1, whole genome shotgun sequence genomic window:
- the LOC126797297 gene encoding ATP-dependent DNA helicase DDM1, producing the protein MVFEMATKTEPAAESPTSVLEEEDVCGETDVKLVKEEGELLEARVKEEEAEPQKEAADLNETQFSKLEELLTKTQLYSDFLLEKMDDITLDVPEQQQPSEPVEKKRGRGSKRKAATYNNTKAKRAVAAMLTRSKEGEKIEDANLTEEERLEKQQKELVPLLTGGKLKSYQLKGVKWLISLWQNGLNGILADQMGLGKTIQTIGFLSHLKSMGLHGPYLVIAPLSTLSNWINEFSRFTPSMKAVIYHGNKKERDEIRRKHMPISIGPDFPIIVTSYEVALADARKCLKQYTWKYLVVDEGHRLKNSKCKLVKQLKYLPIENKILLTGTPLQNNLAELWSLLNFILPDIFSSHEEFESWFDLEGKCQDEAMKEELEEKRRAQVLPKLHAILRPFLLRRIKIDVELMLPRKKEIILYATMTEHQKKFQDHLINKTLEKHLILEKGSHVNGLKGKLNNLMIQLRKNCNHPDLLESAFDGSYFYPPVDQIVEQCGKFNLLERLLKRLLACKHKVLIFSQWTKILDIMDYYFSEKGFDVCRIDGNVKLDDRRRQIASFNDLDNTCRIFLLSTRAGGLGINLTAADTCILYDSDWNPQMDLQAMDRCHRIGQTKPVHVYRLATAQSVEGRMLKRAFSKLKLEHVVIGKGKFHQERAKPEEILEEEDLMALLRDEESAEDKMVQTDITDEELEKVLDRSDLIGTPTDAAAAAPLKGPGWEVVVPTAGGGMLSTLNS; encoded by the exons ATG GTTTTTGAAATGGCTACGAAGACGGAGCCGGCGGCGGAGTCTCCGACTTCGGTTCTCGAGGAAGAG GACGTGTGCGGCGAGACTGATGTGAAATTAGTGAAGGAGGAGGGGGAGCTGCTCGAAGCTCGGGTTAAGGAAGAGGAGGCAGAGCCACAGAAGGAGGCGGCTGACTTGAATGAGACTCAGTTTAGCAAGTTGGAGGAGTTGCTAACCAAGACTCAGCTTTACTCAGACTTTTTGCTGGAGAAAATGGATGACATTACTCTT GATGTTCCCGAGCAGCAGCAGCCAAGCGAACCTGTTGAGAAAAAGAGAGGCCGTGGTTCGAAAAGAAAGGCTGCAACTTACAATAAT ACAAAGGCCAAGAGGGCAGTTGCAGCTATGCTTACAAGATCTAAAGAGGGTGAGAAAATCGAAGATGCAAACCTAACCGAGGAGGAAAGACTTGAGAAACAGCAAAAGGAACTTGTACCTCTACTGACTGGTGGAAAACTGAAGTCTTATCAACTCAAAGGTGTAAAGTGGTTGATCTCTTTATGGCAAAATGGGCTCAATGGGATCCTTGCAGACCAAATGGGACTTGGAAAGACTATCCAAACCATAGGTTTTCTTTCTCATTTAAAATCTATGGGATTGCATGGGCCCTACTTGGTGATCGCACCTCTTTCTACTCTTTCCAACTGGATTAATGAATTttcaag GTTTACACCTTCCATGAAGGCTGTAATTTATCATGGTAACAAGAAAGAAAGGGATGAGATAAGAAGGAAGCACATGCCCATATCAATTGGCCCTGATTTCCCAATAATTGTTACTTCATATGAAGTGGCGTTGGCTGATGCAAGAAAGTGTTTAAAACAGTACACCTGGAAATATCTTGTGGTTGATGAA GGACACCGACTAAAAAACTCCAAGTGCAAATTAGTGAAGCAGTTGAAGTACTTACCTATAGAGAATAAGATTCTGTTGACTGGAACACCACTGCAGAATAATTTGGCAGAGCTTTGGTCATTGTTGAACTTTATTTTGCCAGATATATTCTCATCCCATGAAGAATTTGAGTCATG GTTTGACCTAGAAGGAAAGTGTCAGGATGAAGCCATGAAGGAAGAattagaagagaagagaagggcTCAA GTGCTACCAAAGCTCCATGCCATATTGCGTCCCTTTCTTCTCCGAAGAATAAAGATAGATGTTGAGCTGATGCTTCCAAGAaagaaggaaatcatattATATGCAACCATGACAGAGCATCAAAAGAAGTTTCAGGATCATCTGATCAATAAGACACTGGAGAAACATCTAATTCTTGAAAAGGGAAGCCATG TAAATGGCCTGAAAGGGAAGCTTAACAATCTGATGATCCAACTTCGGAAGAACTGCAATCATCCTGATCTTCTAGAGTCAGCATTTGATGGATCAT ATTTCTACCCCCCTGTTGACCAGATAGTTGAGCAATGTGGGAAATTTAACTTACTTGAACGACTTTTGAAGCGGCTGCTTGCTTGCAAACACAAG GTCCTGATATTCTCACAGTGGACTAAGATTTTGGATATAATGGATTACTATTTTAGCGAAAAAGGATTTGATGTTTGTAGAATTGATGGCAATGTGAAACTAGATGACCGGAGGAGACAG ATTGCCTCTTTCAATGATTTAGATAACACTTGTAGAATATTTCTTCTGAGCACAAGAGCTGGTGGACTAGGTATCAACCTTACTGCAGCTGATACCTGTATACTGTATGACAGTGATtgg AACCCTCAAATGGATCTGCAAGCCATGGATAGATGCCACAGGATTGGGCAAACCAAGCCTGTTCATGTTTACCGGTTGGCAACAGCACAATCTGTAGAG GGTCGTATGTTGAAAAGAGCTTTTAGCAAGTTGAAGCTTGAACATGTAGTCATTGGAAAAGGAAAATTCCATCAGGAAAGAGCCAAGCCTGAGGAAATCTTGGAG GAAGAGGATCTCATGGCACTTCTCCGAGATGAAGAGTCTGCTGAAGACAAGATGGTACAAACAGATATCACCGATGAAGAACTGGAGAAGGTCTTGGATCGCAGTGATCTCATCGGGACTCCTACTGATGCTGCTGCTGCAGCTCCGCTGAAGGGCCCTGGCTGGGAAGTGGTGGTTCCTACTGCCGGTGGGGGCATGCTCTCCACCCTTAATAGTTAG